From the genome of Labrus bergylta chromosome 12, fLabBer1.1, whole genome shotgun sequence, one region includes:
- the LOC109993547 gene encoding helicase ARIP4-like isoform X1, which yields MSDFEEIFPNGSKEREIFYITDDDDDDNDGDDEDEGILDQSHSAPFSSENEAQGGDSAAWQCTPPPSTSPSGEMPAHTPPSQPASRPRSRPASQSPSPPSALTGTKKRSSKPAHMRRNIRKLLREHQLEAVTKVAQQDELERRRRLEQQRKQDFPLPLLPEYTTDDVTKHVSSASTASQQDVKSAGQEVISFDDSSCTVGIEDDSKTNVPTSANTDRTHKTDVIDLSSSEDDTVVHISSESTNKEEERQPSGAHVNDTLNRPDADGRVLVNLNHPAEEEDIFLSPQLAQAVKPHQVGGIRFLYDNLVESVERFSNSSGFGCILAHSMGLGKTLQVISFIDVLFRHTTAHTVLAIVPVNTLQNWLSEFNMWVPPPEALPPDTDPKLVMPRAFKVHILNDEHKNTTTRAKVVEDWTRDGGVLLMGYEMYRLLSMKKSFVSGRKRKSKKATGPVVIDLDEEDRQQELLKGVERALARPGPDVVICDEGHRIKNCHASTSQALKNIRTRRRVVLTGYPLQNNLIEYWCMVDFVRPDFLGTRQEFSNMFERPILNGQCVDSTPQDDQLMRYRSHVLHSLLEGFVQRRGHDVLRDQLPSKEEHVILVRLSPLQRALYTEFMNRFREAGNTGWLSLNPLKAFCVCCKIWNHPDVLYEALQKENLASDQDLDLDDITSTGSAQCPTAPNQKSKPIENPIPIGGLSLNQLQEKANQVITYEWAKDIMCDYKPGLLENSAKMVLLFHLIEESVRKGDKLLVFSQSLSTLTVIEDFLAKRPVPPSPNTTSRDRPNQTWVRNLNYYRLDGSTTASERERLINQFNDPANTSAWVFLLSTRAGCLGVNLIGANRVVVFDASWNPCHDAQAVCRVYRYGQKKPCHIYRLVCDFTLEKKIYDRQISKQGMSDRVVDDLNPVLTFTRREVESLLHFVEEEPDTSMVQLKPHHSIESVLKKALHIYPNLITKQPFPHESLLMDRRELKLSKAEKKAAKKGYEMEKRASVPYTRPSYAHYYPASDQSLTNIPAFSQRNWRPPNRAEEKPVASARPVQSTPVPMTPRQATAGSPPSHDSSGSSLGGFPVNCLQKAGVFVQKIVTTTDIVIPGTNSSTDVQTTISAGESIHVIRGTKGTYIRTSDGRIFAIRAANKAKTAEDVTCTAPKDSKAQPEEVSTNGSNGCLSPGRKQHVNSTTLPRPISPDSPEIISELQRYTGGTAGAKPENAADSSLPSTKSVQTKCSSGGSFAGGNMSHHDATVTNVIQPKMDATAAQDLSTGSKRKASTPSLEERPSKQPPTGKHSSAPLASQGFPFTGGYGLPPLGLNPAMLGGSLGHPLFMGAGSPYFQQSNGHLGDPSCMYPDLFGFGGASAVPTSSSSPKTSTAAAVSSSSSLSASASMKAASSVPGVLPPFMLSPSMAGMAGMLPPGFPLSYNQSLASLYTGSMLPGGLPGPAATPGPAGASFLSQYPPTTASSSSSSSPSSFSPSARSEGKRGTVLVNGRNVSSPSSSDDDDDVIEVDGQ from the exons ACCAGTCCCACAGTGCCCCCTTCAGCTCCGAGAATGAGGCTCAGGGAGGCGACTCTGCCGCCTGGCAGTGCACCCCTCCCCCATCTACCTCACCTTCGGGGGAGATGCCAGCCCACACTCCGCCATCCCAGCCTGCATCCAGACCCAGGTCCAGGCCGGCCAGCCAaagcccctcccctccctccgcCCTGACAGGAACCAAGAAGAGAAGCTCCAAACCAGCACACATGAGGCGCAACATCAG GAAGTTACTGAGGGAGCATCAGCTGGAGGcagtgaccaaagttgcccagcAGGACGAGTTAGAGAGGAGACGGCGTCTggagcagcagagaaaacagGATTTCCCCTTACCACTGCTGCCTGAATACACAACTG ATGATGTAACAAAGCATGTGTCGTCAGCATCAACGGCATCACAGCAAGACGTGAAGTCTGCCGGACAGGAGGTTATCAGTTTTGATGACTCCAGCTGCACAGTCGGCATTGAGGACGACAGCAAGACTAACGTACCCACATCTGCTAACACTGACCGCACACACAAAACAG ATGTGATCGATCTGAGCTCAAGCGAGGACGACACAGTTGTCCACATCAGCAGCGAGTCCACCAacaaggaggaagagaggcagCCGAGCGGCGCTCACGTCAACGACACCCTCAACCGACCAGATGCGGATGGCAGAGTGCTGGTCAACCTGAACCATCCAGCTGAAGAGGAGGACATTTTCCTGTCGCCTCAGTTGGCACAAGCAGTCAAACCTCACCAG GTCGGTGGAATCCGCTTTTTGTACGACAACCTGGTGGAGTCGGTGGAGCGGTTCAGCAACAGCAGCGGGTTCGGCTGCATCCTCGCTCACAGCATGGGCCTGGGAAAAACACTGCAAGTCATCTCCTTCATCGACGTCCTGTTCCGACACACCACAGCTCACACCGTGCTCGCCATCGTACCT GTGAACACGTTGCAGAACTGGCTGTCAGAGTTCAACATGTGGGTCCCTCCCCCAGAGGCTCTACCTCCAGATACAGACCCTAAACTGGTGATGCCCCGGGCCTTTAAGGTTCACATCCTCAACGATGAACACAA GAACACAACGACCAGGGCCAAGGTGGTGGAGGACTGGACGCGGGACGGAGGTGTGCTGCTAATGGGCTACGAGATGTACCGCCTCCTGTCCATGAAGAAGAGCTTTGTGTCcgggaggaagagaaagagcaaGAAAGCAACTGGACCTGTCGTCATCGACCTGGACGAGGAGGACAGGCAGCAGGAATTACTCAAAG gtgtCGAAAGAGCCTTGGCTCGGCCCGGTCCAGATGTGGTGATCTGTGACGAAGGCCATCGCATCAAGAACTGCCACGCCAGCACGTCACAGGCCCTGAAGAACATCCGGACCAGACGGCGTGTTGTCCTCACCGGCTATCCGCTCCAGAACAACCTGATCGAGTACTGGTGCATGGTCGACTTTGTCCGACCAGACTTCCTAG GTACACGGCAGGAGTTCAGCAACATGTTTGAGCGTCCCATTCTGAACGGGCAGTGTGTGGACAGCACGCCTCAGGACGACCAGCTGATGAGGTACAGGAGCCACGTCCTGCACAGCCTGCTGGAGGGCTTTGTACAGAG ACGAGGTCATGACGTTCTGAGGGACCAACTGCCCTCAAAAGAAGAACATGTGATCCTGGTGCGTCTGTCTCCGCTCCAGAGGGCGCTCTACACCGAGTTCATGAACCGATTCAGAGAGGCAGGAAACACCGGCTGGCTCAGCCTCAACCCGCTGAAGGCTTTTTGcgtctgctgcaag ATTTGGAACCATCCAGACGTGCTGTACGAGGCCTTGCAAAAGGAAAACCTGGCCAGTGACCAGGACTTAGACCTTGATGACATCACGTCCACAGGATCCGCCCAATGTCCAACAGCACCCAATCAAAAGTCCAAGCCCATAGAGAATCCCATCCCCATCGGTGGACTGAGTCTCAATCAGCTGCAGGAGAAAGCCAATCAGGTCATCACTTACGAATGG GCAAAGGACATCATGTGTGATTACAAACCCGGCCTCCTGGAGAACTCTGCCAAAATGGTGCTTCTGTTCCACCTGATAGAGGAGAGCGTCAGGAAGGGCGACAAACTCCTCGTGTTCAG TCAAAGTTTGTCCACACTGACTGTGATCGAGGACTTTCTGGCTAAGAGGCCGGTGCCTCCATCACCCAACACCACCAGCAGAGACAGACCCAACCAAACCTGGGTCCGCAATCTCAACTACTACA GACTGGATGGAAGTACAACcgcctcagagagagagaggctgataAACCAGTTCAACGATCCAGCAAACACCTCAGCATGGGTCTTCCTGCTGTCAACAAG GGCTGGCTGTCTGGGTGTGAACCTGATTGGTGCAAACCGCGTGGTGGTCTTTGACGCCTCTTGGAACCCTTGCCATGACGCCCAGGCAGTGTGCCGTGTCTACCGCTACGGTCAGAAGAAGCCCTGTCATATCTACCGGCTGGTGTGTGACTTCACTCTGGAGAAGAAGATCTACGACCGACAGATCTCCAAGCAGGGCATGTCAG ACAGGGTGGTGGACGACCTGAACCCTGTGCTGACCTTCACCAGGAGGGAAGTGGAGTCTCTCCTTCACTTTGTGGAGGAGGAGCCGGACACCTCGATGGTCCAGCTGAAACCCCACCACAGCATCGAGAGCGTCCTGAAGAAGGCACTGCACATCTATCCTAACCTGATAACTAAG CAACCATTCCCTCACGAGTCCCTGCTGATGGACCGCAGGGAGCTGAAGCTGAGCAAAGCTGAGAAGAAAGCAGCGAAGAAGGGCTATGAAATGGAAAAGAGGGCTTCTGTGCCGTACACTCGTCCTTCTTACGCTCACTACTATCCTGCCAGCGACCAGAGCCTCACCAACATCCCCGCCTTCAGTCAGAGGAACTG GCGCCCGCCTAATCGTGCTGAAGAGAAACCAGTGGCCAGTGCCCGGCCTGTCCAGTCAACTCCAGTTCCCATGACGCCCCGCCAGGCGACCGCAGGCTCTCCGCCAAGTCATGATTCTTCAGGATCCAGCCTCGGAGGTTTCCCCGTCAACTGCCTGCAGAAAGCTGGAGTCTTTGTACAGAAGATTGTCACCACTACTG ACATTGTGATTCCAGGCACCAACAGCTCAACAGATGTCCAGACGACGATCAGCGCTGGAGAGAGTATCCATGTCATCAGAGGCACAAAAG ggACTTACATCAGGACGTCAGATGGTCGAATCTTTGCCATCAGAGCTGCTAACAAGGCCAAAACTGCTGAGGATGTTACTTGTACAGCACCCAAAG ATTCCAAGGCGCAACCAGAGGAAGTATCAACCAATGGCAGCAATGGTTGCCTGTCACCTGGCAGGAAGCAGCATGTCAACTCCACGACTTTGCCCCGCCCAATATCACCTGACAGCCCAGAGATCATCAGCGAGTTGCAGCGCTACACCGGTGGTACGGCTGGAGCTAAACCAGAGAATGCCGCAGACAGCAGCTTGCCTTCTACCAAATCAGTCCAGACAAAGTGCAGCAGCGGGGGAAGTTTTGCCGGGGGAAATATGAGCCACCATGATGCCACTGTGACCAATGTAATCCAACCCAAAATGGACGCCACTGCAGCCCAAGACCTGAGTACAGGCAGCAAGCGCAAAGCCTCCACCCCTTCTCTGGAAGAGCGACCCAGTAAGCAACCACCAACAGGCAAACACTCCTCGGCTCCTCTGGCCTCACAAGGCTTTCCCTTCACCGGTGGGTACGGCCTTCCTCCTCTAGGCCTCAACCCAGCCATGTTGGGCGGCTCGCTGGGGCACCCACTCTTCATGGGGGCAGGCTCGCCTTACTTCCAGCAGTCTAACGGTCATTTGGGGGACCCCAGTTGCATGTACCCAGATCTGTTTGGCTTTGGTGGAGCCAGTGCGgtccccacctcctcctcctccccaaaGACAAGCACTGCTGCTGccgtctcctcttcctcatcgtTGTCAGCCTCTGCTTCAATGAAAGCCGCATCTTCAGTTCCAGGAGTCCTGCCGCCGTTCATGCTGAGCCCCAGCATGGCGGGCATGGCTGGGATGCTCCCACCAGGATTCCCTCTCTCCTACAATCAGTCTCTGGCGAGTCTCTACACAGGGTCCATGCTCCCAGGCGGCCTCCCGGGTCCAGCTGCCACTCCTGGTCCAGCCGGAGCCAGCTTCCTTTCCCAGTACCCTCCCACCACcgcctccagctcctcctcctcctctccctcctccttctccccttCAGCACGATCCGAGGGCAAAAGGGGCACAGTGCTGGTGAATGGTAGGAATGTCAGCAGCCCCAGCAGCTCTGATGACGACGATGATGTGATTGAAGTTGACGGACAGTGA
- the LOC109993547 gene encoding helicase ARIP4-like isoform X2 yields MLLLDETESFTDQSHSAPFSSENEAQGGDSAAWQCTPPPSTSPSGEMPAHTPPSQPASRPRSRPASQSPSPPSALTGTKKRSSKPAHMRRNIRKLLREHQLEAVTKVAQQDELERRRRLEQQRKQDFPLPLLPEYTTDDVTKHVSSASTASQQDVKSAGQEVISFDDSSCTVGIEDDSKTNVPTSANTDRTHKTDVIDLSSSEDDTVVHISSESTNKEEERQPSGAHVNDTLNRPDADGRVLVNLNHPAEEEDIFLSPQLAQAVKPHQVGGIRFLYDNLVESVERFSNSSGFGCILAHSMGLGKTLQVISFIDVLFRHTTAHTVLAIVPVNTLQNWLSEFNMWVPPPEALPPDTDPKLVMPRAFKVHILNDEHKNTTTRAKVVEDWTRDGGVLLMGYEMYRLLSMKKSFVSGRKRKSKKATGPVVIDLDEEDRQQELLKGVERALARPGPDVVICDEGHRIKNCHASTSQALKNIRTRRRVVLTGYPLQNNLIEYWCMVDFVRPDFLGTRQEFSNMFERPILNGQCVDSTPQDDQLMRYRSHVLHSLLEGFVQRRGHDVLRDQLPSKEEHVILVRLSPLQRALYTEFMNRFREAGNTGWLSLNPLKAFCVCCKIWNHPDVLYEALQKENLASDQDLDLDDITSTGSAQCPTAPNQKSKPIENPIPIGGLSLNQLQEKANQVITYEWAKDIMCDYKPGLLENSAKMVLLFHLIEESVRKGDKLLVFSQSLSTLTVIEDFLAKRPVPPSPNTTSRDRPNQTWVRNLNYYRLDGSTTASERERLINQFNDPANTSAWVFLLSTRAGCLGVNLIGANRVVVFDASWNPCHDAQAVCRVYRYGQKKPCHIYRLVCDFTLEKKIYDRQISKQGMSDRVVDDLNPVLTFTRREVESLLHFVEEEPDTSMVQLKPHHSIESVLKKALHIYPNLITKQPFPHESLLMDRRELKLSKAEKKAAKKGYEMEKRASVPYTRPSYAHYYPASDQSLTNIPAFSQRNWRPPNRAEEKPVASARPVQSTPVPMTPRQATAGSPPSHDSSGSSLGGFPVNCLQKAGVFVQKIVTTTDIVIPGTNSSTDVQTTISAGESIHVIRGTKGTYIRTSDGRIFAIRAANKAKTAEDVTCTAPKDSKAQPEEVSTNGSNGCLSPGRKQHVNSTTLPRPISPDSPEIISELQRYTGGTAGAKPENAADSSLPSTKSVQTKCSSGGSFAGGNMSHHDATVTNVIQPKMDATAAQDLSTGSKRKASTPSLEERPSKQPPTGKHSSAPLASQGFPFTGGYGLPPLGLNPAMLGGSLGHPLFMGAGSPYFQQSNGHLGDPSCMYPDLFGFGGASAVPTSSSSPKTSTAAAVSSSSSLSASASMKAASSVPGVLPPFMLSPSMAGMAGMLPPGFPLSYNQSLASLYTGSMLPGGLPGPAATPGPAGASFLSQYPPTTASSSSSSSPSSFSPSARSEGKRGTVLVNGRNVSSPSSSDDDDDVIEVDGQ; encoded by the exons ACCAGTCCCACAGTGCCCCCTTCAGCTCCGAGAATGAGGCTCAGGGAGGCGACTCTGCCGCCTGGCAGTGCACCCCTCCCCCATCTACCTCACCTTCGGGGGAGATGCCAGCCCACACTCCGCCATCCCAGCCTGCATCCAGACCCAGGTCCAGGCCGGCCAGCCAaagcccctcccctccctccgcCCTGACAGGAACCAAGAAGAGAAGCTCCAAACCAGCACACATGAGGCGCAACATCAG GAAGTTACTGAGGGAGCATCAGCTGGAGGcagtgaccaaagttgcccagcAGGACGAGTTAGAGAGGAGACGGCGTCTggagcagcagagaaaacagGATTTCCCCTTACCACTGCTGCCTGAATACACAACTG ATGATGTAACAAAGCATGTGTCGTCAGCATCAACGGCATCACAGCAAGACGTGAAGTCTGCCGGACAGGAGGTTATCAGTTTTGATGACTCCAGCTGCACAGTCGGCATTGAGGACGACAGCAAGACTAACGTACCCACATCTGCTAACACTGACCGCACACACAAAACAG ATGTGATCGATCTGAGCTCAAGCGAGGACGACACAGTTGTCCACATCAGCAGCGAGTCCACCAacaaggaggaagagaggcagCCGAGCGGCGCTCACGTCAACGACACCCTCAACCGACCAGATGCGGATGGCAGAGTGCTGGTCAACCTGAACCATCCAGCTGAAGAGGAGGACATTTTCCTGTCGCCTCAGTTGGCACAAGCAGTCAAACCTCACCAG GTCGGTGGAATCCGCTTTTTGTACGACAACCTGGTGGAGTCGGTGGAGCGGTTCAGCAACAGCAGCGGGTTCGGCTGCATCCTCGCTCACAGCATGGGCCTGGGAAAAACACTGCAAGTCATCTCCTTCATCGACGTCCTGTTCCGACACACCACAGCTCACACCGTGCTCGCCATCGTACCT GTGAACACGTTGCAGAACTGGCTGTCAGAGTTCAACATGTGGGTCCCTCCCCCAGAGGCTCTACCTCCAGATACAGACCCTAAACTGGTGATGCCCCGGGCCTTTAAGGTTCACATCCTCAACGATGAACACAA GAACACAACGACCAGGGCCAAGGTGGTGGAGGACTGGACGCGGGACGGAGGTGTGCTGCTAATGGGCTACGAGATGTACCGCCTCCTGTCCATGAAGAAGAGCTTTGTGTCcgggaggaagagaaagagcaaGAAAGCAACTGGACCTGTCGTCATCGACCTGGACGAGGAGGACAGGCAGCAGGAATTACTCAAAG gtgtCGAAAGAGCCTTGGCTCGGCCCGGTCCAGATGTGGTGATCTGTGACGAAGGCCATCGCATCAAGAACTGCCACGCCAGCACGTCACAGGCCCTGAAGAACATCCGGACCAGACGGCGTGTTGTCCTCACCGGCTATCCGCTCCAGAACAACCTGATCGAGTACTGGTGCATGGTCGACTTTGTCCGACCAGACTTCCTAG GTACACGGCAGGAGTTCAGCAACATGTTTGAGCGTCCCATTCTGAACGGGCAGTGTGTGGACAGCACGCCTCAGGACGACCAGCTGATGAGGTACAGGAGCCACGTCCTGCACAGCCTGCTGGAGGGCTTTGTACAGAG ACGAGGTCATGACGTTCTGAGGGACCAACTGCCCTCAAAAGAAGAACATGTGATCCTGGTGCGTCTGTCTCCGCTCCAGAGGGCGCTCTACACCGAGTTCATGAACCGATTCAGAGAGGCAGGAAACACCGGCTGGCTCAGCCTCAACCCGCTGAAGGCTTTTTGcgtctgctgcaag ATTTGGAACCATCCAGACGTGCTGTACGAGGCCTTGCAAAAGGAAAACCTGGCCAGTGACCAGGACTTAGACCTTGATGACATCACGTCCACAGGATCCGCCCAATGTCCAACAGCACCCAATCAAAAGTCCAAGCCCATAGAGAATCCCATCCCCATCGGTGGACTGAGTCTCAATCAGCTGCAGGAGAAAGCCAATCAGGTCATCACTTACGAATGG GCAAAGGACATCATGTGTGATTACAAACCCGGCCTCCTGGAGAACTCTGCCAAAATGGTGCTTCTGTTCCACCTGATAGAGGAGAGCGTCAGGAAGGGCGACAAACTCCTCGTGTTCAG TCAAAGTTTGTCCACACTGACTGTGATCGAGGACTTTCTGGCTAAGAGGCCGGTGCCTCCATCACCCAACACCACCAGCAGAGACAGACCCAACCAAACCTGGGTCCGCAATCTCAACTACTACA GACTGGATGGAAGTACAACcgcctcagagagagagaggctgataAACCAGTTCAACGATCCAGCAAACACCTCAGCATGGGTCTTCCTGCTGTCAACAAG GGCTGGCTGTCTGGGTGTGAACCTGATTGGTGCAAACCGCGTGGTGGTCTTTGACGCCTCTTGGAACCCTTGCCATGACGCCCAGGCAGTGTGCCGTGTCTACCGCTACGGTCAGAAGAAGCCCTGTCATATCTACCGGCTGGTGTGTGACTTCACTCTGGAGAAGAAGATCTACGACCGACAGATCTCCAAGCAGGGCATGTCAG ACAGGGTGGTGGACGACCTGAACCCTGTGCTGACCTTCACCAGGAGGGAAGTGGAGTCTCTCCTTCACTTTGTGGAGGAGGAGCCGGACACCTCGATGGTCCAGCTGAAACCCCACCACAGCATCGAGAGCGTCCTGAAGAAGGCACTGCACATCTATCCTAACCTGATAACTAAG CAACCATTCCCTCACGAGTCCCTGCTGATGGACCGCAGGGAGCTGAAGCTGAGCAAAGCTGAGAAGAAAGCAGCGAAGAAGGGCTATGAAATGGAAAAGAGGGCTTCTGTGCCGTACACTCGTCCTTCTTACGCTCACTACTATCCTGCCAGCGACCAGAGCCTCACCAACATCCCCGCCTTCAGTCAGAGGAACTG GCGCCCGCCTAATCGTGCTGAAGAGAAACCAGTGGCCAGTGCCCGGCCTGTCCAGTCAACTCCAGTTCCCATGACGCCCCGCCAGGCGACCGCAGGCTCTCCGCCAAGTCATGATTCTTCAGGATCCAGCCTCGGAGGTTTCCCCGTCAACTGCCTGCAGAAAGCTGGAGTCTTTGTACAGAAGATTGTCACCACTACTG ACATTGTGATTCCAGGCACCAACAGCTCAACAGATGTCCAGACGACGATCAGCGCTGGAGAGAGTATCCATGTCATCAGAGGCACAAAAG ggACTTACATCAGGACGTCAGATGGTCGAATCTTTGCCATCAGAGCTGCTAACAAGGCCAAAACTGCTGAGGATGTTACTTGTACAGCACCCAAAG ATTCCAAGGCGCAACCAGAGGAAGTATCAACCAATGGCAGCAATGGTTGCCTGTCACCTGGCAGGAAGCAGCATGTCAACTCCACGACTTTGCCCCGCCCAATATCACCTGACAGCCCAGAGATCATCAGCGAGTTGCAGCGCTACACCGGTGGTACGGCTGGAGCTAAACCAGAGAATGCCGCAGACAGCAGCTTGCCTTCTACCAAATCAGTCCAGACAAAGTGCAGCAGCGGGGGAAGTTTTGCCGGGGGAAATATGAGCCACCATGATGCCACTGTGACCAATGTAATCCAACCCAAAATGGACGCCACTGCAGCCCAAGACCTGAGTACAGGCAGCAAGCGCAAAGCCTCCACCCCTTCTCTGGAAGAGCGACCCAGTAAGCAACCACCAACAGGCAAACACTCCTCGGCTCCTCTGGCCTCACAAGGCTTTCCCTTCACCGGTGGGTACGGCCTTCCTCCTCTAGGCCTCAACCCAGCCATGTTGGGCGGCTCGCTGGGGCACCCACTCTTCATGGGGGCAGGCTCGCCTTACTTCCAGCAGTCTAACGGTCATTTGGGGGACCCCAGTTGCATGTACCCAGATCTGTTTGGCTTTGGTGGAGCCAGTGCGgtccccacctcctcctcctccccaaaGACAAGCACTGCTGCTGccgtctcctcttcctcatcgtTGTCAGCCTCTGCTTCAATGAAAGCCGCATCTTCAGTTCCAGGAGTCCTGCCGCCGTTCATGCTGAGCCCCAGCATGGCGGGCATGGCTGGGATGCTCCCACCAGGATTCCCTCTCTCCTACAATCAGTCTCTGGCGAGTCTCTACACAGGGTCCATGCTCCCAGGCGGCCTCCCGGGTCCAGCTGCCACTCCTGGTCCAGCCGGAGCCAGCTTCCTTTCCCAGTACCCTCCCACCACcgcctccagctcctcctcctcctctccctcctccttctccccttCAGCACGATCCGAGGGCAAAAGGGGCACAGTGCTGGTGAATGGTAGGAATGTCAGCAGCCCCAGCAGCTCTGATGACGACGATGATGTGATTGAAGTTGACGGACAGTGA